One segment of Polypterus senegalus isolate Bchr_013 chromosome 8, ASM1683550v1, whole genome shotgun sequence DNA contains the following:
- the c8h12orf29 gene encoding uncharacterized protein C12orf29 homolog isoform X2, translating into MNQQRNAQFRVLASEKLNPKFLELDIESAIPTEKLDGTCCYVSMYKGKPYLWARLDRKPNKAADRKFKKFLLSKKDTTAFVWNLQEDFKSVPESWVAAHGVQNDNGQLQPDDNGHILGWVPVEENNKQYCWHTSVVNYEIGAALILRPCMDDHDVLEIAAVLLSELVGHTLELIGTNVNANPYGLGNKMQPIHLLVPHGVLQIKNTPSFSYHNLVQWFEECEMAKVEGIVWHCSDGSLFKLHRHHLNLQWPLVNTFLSSRPVVITVDLTQFNSEFAPKSLFLLFSKVNKKKFDHLKGICFSG; encoded by the exons ATGAACCAGCAACGAAACGCG caatTCAGAGTTTTGGCAAGTGAAAAACTTAACCCAAAGTTCCTGGAATTAGACATCGAAAGTGCAATTCCCACTGAAAAACTAGATGGGACATGCTGTTATGTATCCATGTACAAAG GAAAGCCTTACCTTTGGGCCAGACTGGATAGAAAACCAAATAAAGCAGCTGACCgaaaattcaaaaaatttttacTTTCTAAAAAAGACACTACAG cGTTTGTGTGGAACCTGCAAGAAGATTTTAAAAGTGTCCCAGAATCCTGGGTCGCTGCTCATGGTGTTCAGAATGACAATGGGCAACTGCAGCCTGATGACAATGGCCATATTCTAg gcTGGGTTCCAGTAGAAGAAAACAACAAGCAATACTGTTGGCATACGTCTGTTGTGAATTATGAAATTGGAGCTGCACTCATTTTAAGACCATGTATGGATGATCACGATGTATTAGAAATTGCAGCAGTTCTACTGTCTGAGCTTGTTGGTCATACTTTAGAATTGATTGGCACAAATGTCAACGCTAATCCATATG gtTTGGGCAACAAAATGCAACCAATTCATCTTCTTGTTCCTCATGGAGtcctacaaataaaaaatacccCCTCTTTCAGTTATCATAATTTAGTGCAGTGGTTTGAAGAATGTGAAATGGCAAAGGTAGAAGGTATTGTTTGGCACTGCTCTGATGGAAGCCTGTTCAAG cttCATCGCCACCACTTAAATCTGCAGTGGCCTCTTGTGAACACATTCCTGAGTTCAAGACCCGTTGTCATCACTGTTGATCTGACACAGTTTAATTCTGAATTTGCACCAAAatccttatttttattattttcaaaggtaaacaaaaaaaaatttgaccACTTAAAAGGCATTTGTTTTAGTGGGTAA
- the c8h12orf29 gene encoding uncharacterized protein C12orf29 homolog isoform X1, whose translation MRRLGSVQQKIPCAFLTEVKDEPATKRGNQQFRVLASEKLNPKFLELDIESAIPTEKLDGTCCYVSMYKGKPYLWARLDRKPNKAADRKFKKFLLSKKDTTAFVWNLQEDFKSVPESWVAAHGVQNDNGQLQPDDNGHILGWVPVEENNKQYCWHTSVVNYEIGAALILRPCMDDHDVLEIAAVLLSELVGHTLELIGTNVNANPYGLGNKMQPIHLLVPHGVLQIKNTPSFSYHNLVQWFEECEMAKVEGIVWHCSDGSLFKLHRHHLNLQWPLVNTFLSSRPVVITVDLTQFNSEFAPKSLFLLFSKVNKKKFDHLKGICFSG comes from the exons ATGCGACGACTGGGTTCTGTGCAGCAGAAAATCCCCTGTGCATTTTTAACCGAAGTCAAGGATGAACCAGCAACGAAACGCGGTAACCAG caatTCAGAGTTTTGGCAAGTGAAAAACTTAACCCAAAGTTCCTGGAATTAGACATCGAAAGTGCAATTCCCACTGAAAAACTAGATGGGACATGCTGTTATGTATCCATGTACAAAG GAAAGCCTTACCTTTGGGCCAGACTGGATAGAAAACCAAATAAAGCAGCTGACCgaaaattcaaaaaatttttacTTTCTAAAAAAGACACTACAG cGTTTGTGTGGAACCTGCAAGAAGATTTTAAAAGTGTCCCAGAATCCTGGGTCGCTGCTCATGGTGTTCAGAATGACAATGGGCAACTGCAGCCTGATGACAATGGCCATATTCTAg gcTGGGTTCCAGTAGAAGAAAACAACAAGCAATACTGTTGGCATACGTCTGTTGTGAATTATGAAATTGGAGCTGCACTCATTTTAAGACCATGTATGGATGATCACGATGTATTAGAAATTGCAGCAGTTCTACTGTCTGAGCTTGTTGGTCATACTTTAGAATTGATTGGCACAAATGTCAACGCTAATCCATATG gtTTGGGCAACAAAATGCAACCAATTCATCTTCTTGTTCCTCATGGAGtcctacaaataaaaaatacccCCTCTTTCAGTTATCATAATTTAGTGCAGTGGTTTGAAGAATGTGAAATGGCAAAGGTAGAAGGTATTGTTTGGCACTGCTCTGATGGAAGCCTGTTCAAG cttCATCGCCACCACTTAAATCTGCAGTGGCCTCTTGTGAACACATTCCTGAGTTCAAGACCCGTTGTCATCACTGTTGATCTGACACAGTTTAATTCTGAATTTGCACCAAAatccttatttttattattttcaaaggtaaacaaaaaaaaatttgaccACTTAAAAGGCATTTGTTTTAGTGGGTAA